One window from the genome of Castellaniella sp. MT123 encodes:
- a CDS encoding Cu(+)/Ag(+) sensor histidine kinase: MSLDRRPASLAVRLTVSIGVVITIVLLAFGWIVQRSINNHFVQQDVDELNIVVQALKHTLATLPPGIPPDALQQRLASAVSGHHNTQFQISTVDGRLLYATPDADLSGFAKIAQPVGQITANNASLWAAGAETLRAASVLIAPQTEPGAEPLIVTIATSIDFHLHYLQRFHTYLWILTAVACLVAILATWIAVYQGHAPIRRISWKIRKIRTDQLHVRLELRTVPAELVELVSAFNDMIGRLEALIQRLSDFSGDIAHELRTPITNLKTQTEVALSQPRDIEQYREILYSNLEEYERMAKMVGDMLFLAQADNKLLKPELVTIDLATEIQILFDYFGAWAEERGVGLEMTGDPACTLGDTLMIRRALSNLLSNAIRYTPPAHRVTVGISSTKNVVTVRISNPGIAIPTEHLPRIFDRFYRVDASRQHKGEGAGLGLAIAKSVIEAHGGTIGVQSTPEATVFELSVPLVPCDPSR; this comes from the coding sequence ATGAGCCTGGACAGGCGCCCTGCGTCCCTCGCAGTACGGCTGACCGTCTCCATCGGGGTGGTCATCACCATCGTGCTGCTGGCGTTTGGATGGATCGTCCAACGATCCATCAACAACCACTTCGTCCAGCAGGACGTCGATGAACTCAACATCGTCGTCCAGGCTCTAAAACACACCCTTGCCACGCTGCCGCCCGGCATCCCGCCAGATGCGCTGCAACAGCGGCTGGCCAGCGCGGTATCCGGCCACCACAATACCCAGTTTCAGATATCCACGGTGGATGGGCGCCTGCTCTATGCAACGCCAGACGCCGACCTGAGCGGATTCGCGAAGATCGCCCAGCCCGTCGGGCAGATCACCGCAAACAATGCAAGTCTCTGGGCCGCGGGTGCCGAAACCTTACGGGCAGCCTCGGTTCTGATCGCCCCTCAAACCGAGCCTGGCGCGGAGCCACTGATCGTGACCATCGCCACCAGTATCGACTTCCATCTGCACTATCTGCAGCGTTTCCACACCTATCTCTGGATCCTCACCGCCGTTGCCTGCCTGGTCGCGATTCTGGCGACATGGATCGCGGTCTACCAGGGGCACGCCCCCATTCGGCGCATCAGCTGGAAAATCCGGAAAATCAGGACGGACCAGTTGCACGTCCGCCTGGAACTGCGGACGGTACCGGCCGAACTGGTGGAACTGGTTTCCGCCTTCAATGACATGATCGGGCGACTGGAAGCACTCATCCAACGCCTGTCGGATTTTTCGGGCGACATTGCCCACGAATTGCGCACACCGATCACGAACCTGAAGACTCAGACGGAAGTCGCACTCTCTCAGCCGCGCGACATCGAGCAATATCGCGAGATCCTCTACTCGAATCTCGAAGAATACGAGCGCATGGCAAAGATGGTCGGCGATATGCTGTTTCTGGCCCAGGCCGACAACAAACTGCTGAAACCCGAGCTGGTCACCATCGACCTTGCCACCGAGATCCAGATCCTCTTCGACTATTTCGGCGCCTGGGCGGAAGAACGCGGAGTCGGCCTGGAAATGACCGGAGATCCGGCATGCACCCTCGGCGACACCCTGATGATCCGTCGCGCCTTAAGCAATTTGCTATCCAACGCCATTCGATACACCCCCCCGGCGCACCGCGTCACTGTCGGCATTTCGTCGACAAAGAATGTCGTCACGGTGCGGATCTCAAACCCCGGTATCGCCATCCCCACAGAGCACCTGCCGCGCATTTTCGACCGGTTCTACCGCGTCGATGCGTCACGGCAGCATAAAGGCGAAGGGGCGGGCCTGGGGTTGGCCATCGCAAAATCGGTCATCGAAGCCCATGGCGGCACGATCGGCGTCCAATCGACCCCTGAAGCCACGGTATTTGAATTGTCCGTCCCGCTCGTGCCCTGCGACCCCTCAAGGTAG
- the ppk2 gene encoding polyphosphate kinase 2: MTKTKKDKAIRTDVAQPRRHEDDAAAAQALGRDEYEAQLRLLQIELVKLQRHFIECHDRILILLEGRDAAGKDGSIKRIVENLSPRETRVVALGKPSDRERSAWYFQRYVPHLPVAEELVLFNRSWYNRAGVEHVMGFCTPDEHEEFMQSVPSFEAMLVGSGIKLLKYYLDIGKDEQIKRLRDRRRDPLKQWKSSPIDAVAVKHWRAYSQARDEMLMRTHNAVAPWHVVRADDKRLARLNLMRDILSRLHYAGKKNKLVRPDPDIVFEFSPDRLKAGRLAP, from the coding sequence ATGACAAAGACCAAGAAGGACAAGGCAATTCGTACCGACGTCGCGCAACCCCGTCGGCACGAGGACGATGCCGCCGCTGCTCAGGCACTCGGCCGGGACGAATACGAGGCTCAGTTGCGCCTGCTGCAAATCGAACTTGTGAAGCTGCAGCGTCACTTCATCGAGTGCCATGACCGTATCCTCATCCTCCTCGAAGGCCGCGACGCAGCGGGCAAGGATGGCAGCATCAAGCGCATCGTCGAGAACCTCAGCCCTCGCGAGACCCGCGTCGTGGCACTGGGCAAACCGTCCGACCGCGAGCGCAGTGCCTGGTACTTCCAGCGCTACGTGCCGCACCTGCCGGTGGCTGAGGAACTCGTGCTGTTCAACCGCAGTTGGTACAACCGCGCGGGAGTCGAACACGTGATGGGTTTCTGTACGCCCGACGAGCACGAGGAATTCATGCAGTCGGTCCCCAGCTTCGAGGCGATGCTCGTCGGCTCGGGCATCAAGCTGCTCAAGTATTATCTGGACATCGGCAAGGATGAACAGATCAAGCGCCTGCGCGATCGGCGTCGCGACCCGCTGAAACAGTGGAAATCGAGCCCGATCGACGCCGTCGCTGTGAAGCACTGGAGGGCCTACTCGCAAGCACGGGACGAGATGCTGATGCGCACGCACAACGCGGTGGCCCCCTGGCACGTCGTGCGCGCCGACGACAAACGACTTGCACGGCTCAACCTGATGCGCGACATCCTGTCGCGACTGCACTACGCGGGCAAGAAGAACAAGCTTGTGCGTCCCGATCCCGACATCGTGTTCGAGTTCTCGCCGGACCGCCTCAAGGCGGGCCGCCTGGCCCCTTGA
- a CDS encoding DUF748 domain-containing protein, whose protein sequence is MHLRMPVLKLSRRTRRILAGITLTLLVLAALSAWLVPKAVHHALTKNVAELLGRQVDVGEIRFNPFTLALSAQNLVIAQPQSAPLLKIDEIDLRVAWRSIVLFAPVLDRLRIAQPQVALSRQDATHFNFSDIVERFASTSAGHPDNGTPASTGVPRFSLNNLSLTGGVISLDDHVTGRQQTIDDLTLAIPSLSSLGFARKTDVQPTMHMRINGSPFDLSGTARPFDATPTFSLDATLDGLALDKWADFWPMPLPVQLKSAQLDSRLKILLELPPNTAPTIQVQGDAGLRQLDVTESSGSPLLTWDGLKVDGLAADVTARTVSIGAITLEKPHVEAHRDAHQLNWQRVANGFAKLAGPGHPPEKPTEPTPTRTSTNPASGSPAAPATPASAQPEAPSPAAPGWKIAIDTFRLDAGQAHLHDEPIGLDHTLNGLGAEIRHITLPQNADQPMLAQLSMGNQADGSSLQVQAPIVLQPLSIHAQVRLDKLTLAPFAAAIRHFAPVTLQDGRLTLEGKVEVADSRVEARDVKLGLRQFAARDDSVKPSVPLSIGTLDLVADRLALDAKPTNFTLQANGVQKHGTLALKGSLTVQPLSLKTSVDLGKFDAASLAPYFASRLNATVRSLSLGAHGNAAVTLAQNKPIQADWRGAIQVNDFDFQDRVNKAPFLNWKHLGLNDMQVSMSGSRLVLGLGHILLDNFYGNILLSSNARLNVMDVLVDKGQAAGSITQNTQTRRGHEGKQGKSAVRQVSAGPDISIASITLRRGRVTFNDHFVRPNYRAELSSIDGTLTAVSSTRPTPAKVRVSGRVYGTAPLTISGTVQPFSRYLALDLKASAKGVDLPRFTTYSSKYVGYAIERGKLSVDLQYQIKNRALQASNKVLLNQLTFGKPSGSPDAIKLPVLLAVALLKDSSGNIDINLPISGSLDDPQFSVGGIIVRVILNTLAKAVTAPFKLLASAFGGGSEDLSRVDFAPGSATLDDTAKSNIATLVKALSDRPSLKMDIIGRADPQADEEGLRQAWVDDQMRAAKARDTSGRGKKTDPGSVSLTDADRAKYLEKVYSNTKIKDKPRNAIGFAKSLPPEQMNTLLLAAAPVGKQALDALAEARAQAVYEQLLTTAQDLTDRIFIVAPKIGAADANDGGSATSVDFALH, encoded by the coding sequence ATGCACTTGCGAATGCCAGTCCTGAAACTCAGCCGGCGAACACGCAGAATTCTGGCGGGCATCACGCTCACACTGCTGGTCCTGGCTGCGCTGTCAGCCTGGCTGGTCCCGAAGGCCGTGCACCACGCACTCACCAAAAACGTCGCCGAACTGCTGGGCCGCCAGGTGGATGTGGGCGAGATCCGCTTCAATCCCTTCACCCTGGCGCTCAGTGCGCAGAACCTCGTCATCGCTCAGCCCCAGTCGGCGCCGCTCCTGAAAATCGACGAGATCGACCTGAGGGTGGCCTGGCGCTCCATCGTGCTGTTCGCACCGGTGCTCGACCGGCTCCGCATCGCTCAGCCCCAGGTGGCCCTATCGCGCCAGGACGCCACGCATTTCAATTTTTCCGACATCGTCGAGCGGTTTGCCAGCACATCGGCCGGGCACCCGGATAACGGAACGCCTGCCTCGACAGGGGTGCCGCGATTTTCCCTGAACAATCTGTCGCTGACCGGTGGCGTCATCAGTCTGGACGATCACGTCACCGGTCGCCAGCAGACGATCGATGACCTGACGCTGGCGATTCCTTCCCTTTCGTCTCTGGGTTTCGCCAGGAAGACGGACGTGCAGCCCACGATGCACATGCGCATCAACGGCAGCCCCTTCGACCTTTCCGGCACGGCACGTCCGTTCGACGCCACCCCGACCTTCAGTCTGGACGCGACGCTCGATGGCCTGGCGCTCGACAAATGGGCCGATTTCTGGCCCATGCCCTTGCCCGTCCAGCTCAAGAGCGCCCAGCTCGATTCCAGGCTGAAAATCCTGCTCGAACTGCCCCCGAACACCGCACCGACCATCCAGGTCCAGGGTGACGCGGGCCTGCGCCAGCTGGATGTGACCGAGTCTTCAGGATCGCCGCTTCTGACCTGGGATGGCCTGAAGGTCGATGGGCTGGCGGCCGACGTGACCGCGCGGACGGTTTCCATCGGTGCCATCACCCTGGAAAAACCGCACGTGGAAGCGCACCGGGACGCGCATCAGCTGAACTGGCAGCGCGTGGCCAATGGCTTCGCCAAATTGGCCGGTCCGGGCCACCCCCCGGAAAAGCCCACCGAACCGACACCCACCCGGACCTCGACCAACCCGGCCAGCGGATCACCCGCCGCACCGGCCACTCCGGCTTCCGCGCAGCCGGAAGCGCCCAGCCCCGCGGCGCCCGGCTGGAAAATCGCCATCGACACCTTCCGGCTGGATGCAGGCCAGGCGCATCTGCATGACGAGCCGATCGGCCTGGATCACACGCTCAATGGCCTGGGCGCCGAGATCCGGCACATCACTCTGCCACAGAACGCCGATCAGCCCATGCTCGCACAGCTGAGCATGGGCAATCAGGCCGACGGCAGTTCACTGCAGGTCCAGGCGCCCATCGTCCTGCAGCCCCTCTCGATCCACGCCCAGGTGCGGCTGGACAAGCTGACGTTGGCACCATTCGCAGCGGCAATCCGCCATTTTGCCCCTGTGACGCTGCAGGATGGCCGCCTCACCCTGGAAGGCAAGGTCGAGGTGGCGGACTCCCGGGTCGAAGCCCGCGACGTGAAACTGGGCCTGCGGCAGTTCGCCGCACGCGACGACTCCGTCAAACCGAGTGTGCCGTTATCCATCGGCACACTGGATCTGGTCGCCGACCGTCTGGCCCTGGACGCCAAACCGACGAACTTCACCCTGCAGGCCAACGGCGTCCAAAAGCATGGCACGCTCGCGCTCAAGGGCTCCCTGACTGTGCAGCCGCTGTCGCTGAAGACCTCGGTCGATCTGGGCAAGTTCGACGCAGCCTCCCTGGCACCCTATTTCGCCTCCCGTCTGAACGCGACGGTTCGCAGCCTGTCCCTGGGTGCGCACGGCAACGCCGCAGTCACGCTGGCGCAGAACAAACCCATACAGGCGGACTGGCGCGGCGCGATTCAGGTCAACGATTTCGACTTCCAGGACCGCGTCAACAAGGCGCCATTCCTCAACTGGAAACACTTGGGCCTCAATGACATGCAGGTCTCGATGTCGGGATCGCGGCTCGTCCTGGGACTGGGTCACATCCTGCTGGACAATTTCTACGGCAATATCCTGCTCAGCAGCAACGCCCGCCTGAACGTCATGGACGTCCTGGTGGACAAGGGCCAGGCCGCCGGATCCATCACGCAGAACACGCAGACCCGCCGGGGCCACGAGGGTAAACAGGGGAAATCCGCTGTCCGGCAGGTCAGCGCCGGACCCGACATCTCGATCGCCAGCATCACGCTCCGGCGTGGCCGCGTGACGTTCAACGACCATTTCGTCCGGCCCAATTACCGCGCCGAGCTGTCATCCATCGACGGCACCCTGACCGCCGTCTCCTCGACCCGGCCCACGCCGGCCAAGGTCCGCGTCTCGGGCCGCGTGTATGGTACGGCCCCCTTGACGATCTCGGGCACGGTGCAGCCCTTCTCGCGCTACCTGGCGCTGGATCTCAAGGCATCCGCCAAAGGCGTGGACCTGCCCCGTTTCACCACGTATTCGTCCAAATACGTCGGCTACGCGATTGAACGCGGCAAGCTGTCGGTCGATCTGCAGTACCAGATCAAGAACCGGGCCTTGCAGGCCAGCAACAAGGTCCTGCTCAACCAGCTCACCTTCGGCAAGCCATCCGGCAGTCCCGACGCGATCAAACTTCCGGTGCTGCTGGCCGTCGCCCTGCTGAAGGACTCCAGCGGCAACATCGACATCAACCTGCCGATCTCCGGATCGCTGGACGACCCGCAGTTCTCGGTCGGCGGCATCATCGTAAGGGTCATCCTGAACACGCTGGCCAAGGCGGTCACCGCGCCCTTCAAGTTGCTGGCCTCCGCCTTTGGCGGCGGCAGCGAAGACCTGTCGCGCGTCGACTTCGCACCGGGCAGCGCCACGCTGGATGACACGGCCAAGTCCAACATCGCCACCCTGGTCAAGGCGCTATCCGACCGCCCCTCGCTGAAAATGGACATCATCGGGCGTGCCGACCCGCAAGCCGACGAGGAAGGCCTGCGCCAAGCCTGGGTGGACGATCAGATGCGCGCGGCCAAGGCGCGGGACACCTCCGGCCGCGGCAAAAAAACGGATCCGGGAAGCGTCTCGCTAACCGATGCCGACCGCGCCAAATACCTGGAAAAGGTCTACAGCAACACCAAGATCAAGGACAAGCCGCGCAACGCCATAGGTTTCGCCAAATCGCTGCCGCCCGAACAGATGAACACCCTGCTGCTGGCGGCGGCTCCTGTGGGCAAACAGGCCCTGGACGCACTCGCCGAGGCACGCGCTCAGGCCGTATACGAACAGCTTTTGACGACCGCCCAGGACCTGACCGACCGGATCTTCATCGTGGCGCCCAAGATCGGCGCGGCGGACGCCAATGACGGCGGTTCAGCGACGAGCGTGGACTTTGCCCTGCATTAG
- a CDS encoding potassium transporter TrkG produces MARFPVHPVHAYRHLRHSGQLQASPPAVLAGSFLALIALGTILLSLPIAQRRPFGLFEALFTATSSVTVTGMTVIDPSQDLTFFGQAVILALIQIGGVGFMTFAIIAALTLGRRVSLKYQALALEAFNQTSVQRIRHTALTVLKFSVAIEAAAILVLTLWWWHPEGLKRAFLMAGFHAVSAFNNAGVTLFPDSLAGLTRDPVSIFVITGCMILGGLGFSVLADLYHSRAWKALAYYSRLILIGTALLNLTGLLVFWLIEARNPGTLGPMPLAQQGLAAWTQVVSSRTSGFAATDVAQLRDSSRFLLTLLMFIGGGSLSTASGIKLGTFLVLLATVRAYILQRKEVVLMYRTVPQETIQKALALLVVSGTLVCLGIFLMSLLEDLPFIDIVTEIMSAFSTTGLSPDLTRRLSPPSQVLLMVLMFIGRLGPLTLVYSLGKQHQSRVRHPEASIQIG; encoded by the coding sequence ATGGCCCGCTTTCCCGTCCATCCCGTCCACGCCTACCGTCACCTGAGACATTCCGGCCAGCTGCAGGCAAGCCCACCCGCCGTACTGGCAGGCAGCTTTCTGGCGCTCATTGCGCTGGGGACGATCCTGCTGTCCCTGCCGATTGCGCAGCGCCGCCCCTTCGGGCTGTTCGAAGCCCTGTTCACGGCGACGTCTTCGGTCACGGTAACCGGCATGACCGTCATCGACCCCAGCCAGGACCTGACGTTCTTTGGCCAGGCGGTCATCCTGGCCCTGATCCAGATCGGCGGTGTGGGTTTCATGACCTTTGCCATCATCGCCGCCTTGACCCTGGGCCGGCGCGTCAGCCTGAAATACCAGGCCCTGGCCCTGGAAGCCTTCAACCAGACCAGCGTCCAACGGATCCGGCACACCGCCCTGACGGTACTGAAGTTCTCGGTCGCCATCGAGGCTGCGGCAATCCTGGTCCTGACCCTGTGGTGGTGGCACCCCGAAGGACTGAAGCGCGCCTTCCTGATGGCTGGATTCCATGCGGTTTCCGCCTTCAACAATGCGGGCGTCACCCTCTTTCCGGACAGTCTGGCCGGCCTGACCCGCGATCCGGTATCGATTTTCGTGATCACCGGCTGCATGATCCTGGGCGGTCTGGGCTTCAGCGTCCTGGCCGATCTGTACCACAGCCGGGCCTGGAAAGCCCTCGCCTATTATTCCCGATTGATACTGATCGGCACTGCGTTGCTGAACCTGACCGGACTGCTGGTCTTCTGGTTGATCGAGGCACGCAACCCGGGCACGCTGGGGCCGATGCCGCTCGCCCAGCAAGGCCTGGCGGCCTGGACGCAGGTCGTCAGCAGCCGGACTTCGGGCTTCGCCGCCACGGACGTCGCCCAGCTGCGCGACAGCTCCCGCTTCCTGCTGACCCTTCTGATGTTCATCGGCGGAGGATCGCTATCCACCGCCAGCGGCATCAAGCTCGGGACCTTTCTCGTGCTGCTGGCAACCGTGCGAGCCTACATCCTGCAGCGCAAAGAGGTGGTACTCATGTACCGCACGGTGCCCCAGGAAACCATCCAGAAAGCGCTGGCTCTGCTGGTCGTATCCGGGACACTGGTCTGCCTGGGGATTTTCCTGATGAGCCTGCTCGAGGATCTGCCGTTCATCGATATCGTCACCGAGATCATGTCGGCCTTCAGCACCACGGGGCTCAGCCCGGACCTGACCCGACGGCTCAGCCCGCCTAGCCAGGTCCTGCTGATGGTCCTGATGTTCATCGGGCGCCTGGGTCCCCTGACTCTGGTCTATAGCCTGGGCAAGCAACACCAAAGCCGCGTGCGTCACCCCGAGGCGAGCATCCAGATCGGGTAG
- a CDS encoding TrkA family potassium uptake protein, which produces MGQFAIIGLGRFGAATALELSRLGHSVLGIDSNSRLVEKYADQITRAAIADATDHDALGELGLGDYDVVLVAIGEDIEASLVCVVQLKTLGVKAIWVKSSSRAHHLILAKLGVTRIIHPEEEMGVRIAQVLSYPMVNDYISLGNGDFVVEIETSEPLDGRTLGDVLTTNPPGLIRALLIRRKGETTLNPEHTFILRPHDTLILYGPLQQLKTAAPKLR; this is translated from the coding sequence ATGGGACAATTCGCCATCATCGGCCTGGGGCGCTTCGGCGCCGCCACCGCACTGGAACTCTCCCGTCTCGGGCACTCCGTCCTGGGAATCGATTCCAACAGCCGGCTGGTGGAAAAATACGCCGACCAGATCACGCGCGCAGCCATCGCCGACGCCACCGATCATGACGCACTGGGCGAACTGGGCCTGGGGGATTACGACGTCGTGCTGGTGGCCATCGGCGAGGATATCGAAGCCAGTCTCGTCTGCGTCGTCCAGCTCAAAACCCTGGGCGTGAAAGCCATCTGGGTCAAATCATCGTCACGCGCCCACCACCTGATCCTGGCAAAACTCGGCGTCACCCGCATCATTCACCCCGAGGAAGAAATGGGTGTCCGGATCGCGCAGGTGCTCAGCTACCCGATGGTCAATGACTACATTTCACTGGGTAACGGCGACTTTGTCGTCGAAATCGAAACCAGCGAACCGCTCGACGGCCGCACCCTCGGAGACGTTCTGACCACGAACCCACCAGGGTTGATCCGTGCCTTGCTCATCCGGCGCAAAGGCGAAACGACGCTCAACCCCGAACACACATTCATCCTGCGCCCCCACGACACCCTGATCCTTTATGGTCCTCTGCAGCAGCTCAAGACCGCTGCGCCAAAACTGCGCTGA
- a CDS encoding TRAP transporter large permease subunit, translated as MNEITASIALIVVLFTLLGGGVWVGLALAGVALFGMEFFSARPAGDAMAITIWGSSSSWTLTALPLFIWMGEILYRTNLSENLFRGLAPWVNRLPGRLLHTNVLGCTIFASVCGSSAATCVTVGKMNLPELRKRGYPDAQIIGSLGGPATLGLLIPPSIILIVYGVAAETSIAKLFIAGVIPGLLLAALFSGWLAGWALLHPSQVPESAGNLSLLEKLRESRQLIPVVLLILGVIVSIYSGVATATESAAIGVLGAFLLSAWQKSLTWQSFRDSLLGASRLYCMIALILAGAAFMTLSMGYIGLPRQLAEFVGSLHLSPAMLIVALGLFYIVLGCFLDGISTIVLTMGVVLPIIQAAGIDPIWFGIFLVITVETAQITPPVGFNLFVLQSMTAKEITYIARVCAPYFGLMMLLLVVLWFFPGLATWLPSHM; from the coding sequence ATGAATGAGATCACCGCCAGCATCGCCCTGATCGTGGTCCTGTTCACTCTGCTGGGCGGCGGCGTCTGGGTGGGCCTGGCCCTGGCGGGCGTCGCCCTGTTCGGCATGGAATTCTTTTCGGCCAGGCCCGCGGGCGACGCCATGGCAATCACGATCTGGGGCAGCTCCAGCAGCTGGACCCTGACCGCCCTGCCCCTGTTCATCTGGATGGGCGAAATCCTGTACCGCACCAATCTGTCCGAAAACCTGTTTCGCGGCCTGGCACCCTGGGTCAACCGCCTGCCCGGGCGCCTGCTGCATACCAACGTGCTGGGCTGCACGATATTTGCCTCGGTCTGCGGCTCGTCGGCCGCAACCTGCGTGACCGTGGGCAAGATGAACCTGCCCGAACTGCGCAAGCGCGGCTATCCCGATGCGCAGATCATCGGCTCGCTGGGCGGTCCGGCCACACTGGGCCTGCTCATCCCACCGTCCATTATCCTGATCGTGTATGGCGTTGCGGCGGAAACTTCCATCGCAAAGCTCTTCATCGCCGGCGTCATCCCCGGCCTGCTGCTGGCGGCGCTTTTCAGCGGCTGGCTCGCCGGCTGGGCGCTGCTGCATCCGTCGCAGGTTCCGGAATCCGCCGGCAACCTGTCCCTGCTCGAAAAACTCCGCGAATCGCGCCAGCTGATTCCGGTTGTGCTGCTGATCCTGGGCGTGATTGTCAGCATCTATTCCGGCGTCGCGACAGCCACGGAATCCGCCGCCATTGGCGTGCTGGGCGCATTTCTGCTGTCGGCCTGGCAGAAATCTCTGACCTGGCAATCCTTCCGCGATTCCCTGCTGGGTGCCTCCCGGCTGTACTGCATGATCGCCCTGATTCTGGCGGGCGCGGCCTTCATGACGCTATCGATGGGTTACATCGGTTTGCCGCGCCAGCTGGCGGAATTCGTCGGCAGCCTGCATCTGTCGCCCGCCATGCTGATCGTCGCCCTGGGTCTGTTCTACATCGTGCTGGGCTGTTTCCTGGATGGCATCTCCACCATCGTACTGACCATGGGGGTGGTGCTGCCCATCATCCAGGCGGCCGGCATCGATCCGATCTGGTTCGGCATCTTCCTGGTCATCACCGTGGAAACGGCGCAGATCACACCCCCCGTCGGCTTCAACCTGTTCGTGCTGCAGAGCATGACAGCCAAGGAAATCACCTACATCGCCCGGGTCTGCGCGCCGTATTTCGGGCTGATGATGTTGCTGCTGGTCGTGTTATGGTTCTTCCCTGGGCTGGCTACCTGGCTGCCGTCACATATGTGA
- a CDS encoding TRAP transporter small permease: protein MRPWLDKLYDASAWLAGLCMIVVLIAVTVTILGRLMGFPVGGIDAYAGYAMAGSGFLALASTLKKGEHIRVTLVLGMLRGARRRALEIAALLIAVLLAGFLAFYSARLVWQSWAFQDISTGIDATPMWIPQLLMAAGTLVFFIAFLDEFCLEILGKRRQESTEDLHHE, encoded by the coding sequence ATGCGTCCCTGGCTCGATAAACTCTATGACGCCAGCGCCTGGCTGGCCGGCCTGTGCATGATCGTGGTCCTGATCGCGGTCACCGTGACCATCCTGGGGCGGCTGATGGGCTTTCCCGTGGGGGGGATCGATGCCTACGCCGGCTACGCCATGGCCGGGTCGGGCTTCCTGGCGCTGGCCAGCACCTTGAAAAAAGGCGAACACATCCGTGTCACGCTGGTGCTGGGCATGCTCCGGGGCGCCAGGCGCCGGGCGCTGGAAATTGCCGCCCTGCTGATCGCCGTCCTGTTGGCCGGTTTCCTGGCGTTCTATTCCGCGCGTCTGGTCTGGCAGTCCTGGGCCTTCCAGGACATTTCCACCGGCATCGACGCCACCCCCATGTGGATCCCGCAGCTGTTGATGGCTGCCGGGACCCTGGTCTTCTTTATCGCTTTCCTGGACGAGTTCTGCCTGGAAATCCTGGGCAAGCGCCGCCAGGAGTCCACCGAGGACCTGCATCATGAATGA
- a CDS encoding TRAP transporter substrate-binding protein — protein MKRRIFLAASLATGLSLALNAHAATQWDLASAYPAFNFHTQNLEQFAKDVNAATQGQVKITVHSGASLFKMPEIKRAVQGGQAQAGEFFMVSFQNEWPLFGLDGLPFLAGNYEDAWKLYQAQRPALEKKLDQQNMKLLYAVAWPPQSIYSNKPINSVADLKGMKWRVYSPTTARIGELVGAQPVTIQEAELSQALATGVIEGLITSSATGADNKLYENLKYFTNVQAWIPKNAVVVNKRAFESLPKAEQDAVLKAAADAETRGWKNSRQVDADSIAKLKAGGMQIVEPSDQLRAGLAKVGDTVIQEWTAKAGDDGKKVLEIYRASR, from the coding sequence ATGAAACGCCGCATTTTCCTTGCCGCCTCCCTGGCCACTGGCTTGAGCCTGGCCCTCAATGCCCACGCCGCCACTCAATGGGATCTGGCCTCGGCCTACCCGGCCTTCAATTTCCACACCCAGAATCTCGAACAGTTCGCCAAGGACGTGAATGCCGCGACCCAGGGCCAGGTGAAGATCACTGTCCATTCCGGGGCATCCCTGTTCAAGATGCCGGAAATCAAGCGCGCTGTGCAGGGCGGCCAGGCGCAGGCCGGCGAATTCTTCATGGTCAGCTTCCAGAACGAATGGCCGCTGTTCGGGCTGGATGGCTTGCCATTCCTCGCCGGCAACTACGAAGATGCCTGGAAGCTCTATCAGGCACAGCGCCCCGCGCTGGAAAAGAAACTCGACCAGCAGAACATGAAACTGCTCTACGCGGTCGCCTGGCCCCCGCAAAGCATCTATAGCAATAAACCGATCAATTCCGTGGCCGACCTGAAAGGCATGAAATGGCGGGTCTACAGCCCCACCACCGCACGCATTGGTGAACTGGTCGGCGCGCAACCCGTCACCATCCAGGAAGCCGAACTGTCCCAGGCCCTGGCCACGGGCGTCATCGAAGGCCTGATCACCTCCAGCGCCACCGGGGCTGACAACAAACTCTACGAAAATCTGAAGTACTTCACCAATGTGCAGGCCTGGATTCCAAAGAACGCGGTCGTGGTCAACAAGCGCGCCTTCGAATCCCTGCCCAAGGCCGAACAGGACGCCGTCCTGAAGGCCGCCGCCGACGCCGAGACCCGGGGCTGGAAGAACTCCCGCCAGGTGGACGCCGACTCCATCGCCAAACTGAAGGCGGGGGGCATGCAGATCGTGGAACCATCCGACCAGCTGCGCGCAGGCCTGGCGAAGGTCGGCGACACGGTCATCCAGGAATGGACGGCCAAGGCCGGGGATGACGGCAAGAAAGTCCTGGAAATCTACCGCGCCAGCCGATAA